The following proteins are co-located in the Pseudomonas antarctica genome:
- a CDS encoding DMT family transporter, translated as MSLTVFAIILLGAALHATWNAVVKGGVDTLLTTCMIAAVASLIALAAVPFLVLPAKESWPYLGVSVLFQVLYFVLVASTYRIADMSQTYPIMRGSAPLLVATVSVFALSEPLSTFAWFGIAVISLGILSMAAAPSAGHRKGLVLALINAGVIAGYTLIDGLGVRTSGAPAAYTLWIFLLTGIPLATWALVTRRAVFCDYVARHWRLGIVGGAGTVASYGLALWAMTQAPIASVSALRETSILFGVVISAWVLKEPLTRVRIVAACIIAAGAMVLRLG; from the coding sequence ATGAGCCTCACCGTCTTCGCGATCATCCTGCTGGGTGCCGCACTTCATGCCACCTGGAACGCTGTGGTCAAAGGCGGCGTCGACACGCTGTTGACCACCTGCATGATCGCCGCCGTCGCCTCGTTGATCGCGTTGGCGGCCGTCCCGTTTCTGGTGCTGCCGGCGAAAGAGAGCTGGCCGTACCTCGGCGTATCGGTGCTGTTCCAGGTGCTGTATTTCGTGCTGGTCGCCTCAACGTACCGCATTGCCGATATGAGCCAGACCTATCCGATCATGCGCGGCAGCGCGCCGCTGCTGGTGGCGACGGTAAGTGTGTTTGCGCTGTCTGAACCGCTGTCGACGTTCGCCTGGTTTGGGATCGCAGTGATCTCACTCGGCATCTTGAGCATGGCCGCCGCGCCTTCGGCAGGGCATAGAAAAGGCTTGGTCCTGGCACTGATCAACGCCGGTGTGATTGCCGGTTACACCCTGATTGATGGTTTGGGCGTGCGCACGTCCGGCGCGCCGGCGGCTTACACCCTGTGGATTTTCCTGCTGACCGGCATCCCGCTTGCCACGTGGGCGTTAGTGACGCGGCGTGCCGTGTTTTGTGATTACGTCGCGCGTCATTGGCGGCTTGGCATCGTTGGGGGCGCAGGCACTGTGGCGTCATACGGCCTGGCCCTGTGGGCAATGACGCAGGCACCGATCGCCAGTGTTTCGGCACTTAGGGAAACGTCGATCCTGTTCGGCGTGGTGATTTCAGCGTGGGTGCTCAAAGAGCCTCTCACGCGAGTTCGCATCGTTGCCGCGTGCATCATTGCCGCCGGGGCGATGGTGTTGCGCCTGGGTTGA
- a CDS encoding phage terminase large subunit codes for MIELNNFQQRLMATPEELDVFMGGGRGGGKSYGLALVCLRHVEQYGEKARVLYLRRTYKGLADFELICREVFGMVYGSAARYNSAEHVWRFPNGGYLELGQLETQADYTKYQGRSFTLLIVDEAGQYPTPELLDLMRSNLRGPRDMPIRMIVAANPGGPGHYWLAKRYVFTTAPWKPFLEPKSKRQWVYAPSTYESNHFIDTDQYSDQLESACPDDPELLRAWKTGDWAVNRGAYFASVLDEQRNAVDPWNEIPDDWSTWLAHDFGSSAPSATYIVAEAPGGLGPDGKYYARGSLVLVDELVTCKRDSPNAGLNWTVPVLAEEIVKMCKHWDVKPWGVADDAIFAKGGHAAGSIADEFSRAGVSFTAAKKADRITGWNIMRRLLADAGKPDKPGLYISRHCSYLWETLPTLARDQKRVEDVDSTGPDHGADAVRYGCLRRTACVGGVIKIRGMY; via the coding sequence ATGATTGAATTAAACAACTTCCAACAACGCCTGATGGCTACGCCTGAGGAACTGGACGTTTTCATGGGTGGCGGTCGTGGTGGTGGCAAGTCCTACGGCCTCGCCCTGGTGTGCCTTCGTCATGTCGAGCAGTACGGCGAGAAGGCACGAGTTCTGTACCTGCGCCGCACTTACAAGGGCCTGGCCGACTTTGAGTTGATCTGCCGGGAAGTGTTCGGGATGGTCTACGGATCTGCCGCGCGCTACAACTCTGCCGAGCACGTTTGGCGCTTTCCGAATGGCGGATACCTGGAGCTTGGCCAGCTCGAAACACAAGCCGATTACACGAAGTACCAGGGCCGATCGTTCACGCTTCTGATTGTCGATGAGGCTGGCCAGTACCCAACCCCTGAGCTGTTGGATTTGATGCGTTCCAACCTGCGCGGGCCGAGGGATATGCCTATCAGGATGATCGTTGCCGCAAACCCTGGTGGGCCTGGTCATTACTGGTTGGCCAAGCGTTACGTGTTCACCACCGCGCCGTGGAAACCGTTCTTGGAACCCAAGAGCAAACGGCAGTGGGTCTATGCGCCCTCGACCTACGAATCTAACCACTTCATCGACACAGACCAGTACAGCGACCAACTTGAATCGGCGTGCCCGGATGACCCTGAGTTGTTGCGTGCGTGGAAGACAGGTGACTGGGCAGTTAACCGCGGTGCCTACTTCGCGTCGGTGCTCGATGAGCAGCGTAATGCCGTTGACCCCTGGAATGAGATCCCTGATGACTGGTCAACCTGGCTCGCTCACGACTTCGGATCGAGCGCGCCCTCGGCAACCTACATCGTTGCAGAGGCACCTGGTGGCCTTGGCCCTGATGGCAAGTATTACGCTCGCGGTAGCCTGGTGCTGGTGGATGAGTTGGTGACGTGCAAACGGGATAGCCCGAACGCTGGGTTGAACTGGACAGTGCCCGTGCTGGCGGAAGAAATCGTGAAGATGTGCAAGCACTGGGATGTGAAGCCGTGGGGTGTCGCTGATGACGCGATATTTGCAAAGGGCGGTCACGCTGCAGGATCTATTGCAGATGAGTTCAGCCGTGCCGGTGTGAGCTTCACAGCAGCCAAGAAGGCCGACCGCATTACCGGGTGGAACATCATGCGCCGATTGCTCGCCGATGCGGGTAAGCCGGATAAGCCAGGTCTGTACATCAGCAGGCATTGTTCGTACCTGTGGGAGACTCTGCCAACGCTTGCCAGGGATCAGAAGCGGGTTGAGGACGTGGACAGCACAGGGCCAGACCACGGAGCCGATGCAGTGCGTTATGGCTGCTTGAGGCGGACTGCTTGCGTGGGGGGAGTGATCAAGATAAGGGGGATGTACTGA
- a CDS encoding toprim domain-containing protein has protein sequence MAFLEVLQGVYGQLDFNPIADGEIHRFKIQADKSGSLNGWYVLYCDGIASGAFGSWKAGDNHTWSIREPADHQESEQLRQRIEQAKAQREAERRQKQQAAAELANRWWRNARRADPEHPYLVAKGVRGHGLRQRGAELLVPLYANGQLVNLQRISPEGIKRFLAGGQVRESYSALGAIGYDKPLCICEGWATGATLHQAGYTVAAAMNAGNLKPVAMALRSKYPGVKFIIAGDDDRGTEGNPGRTAATSAALAVGGEVCFPEWPESAPIELSDFNDLLQWRTSNGY, from the coding sequence ATGGCCTTTCTGGAAGTTCTCCAGGGTGTATATGGCCAACTTGATTTTAACCCTATTGCTGATGGCGAAATTCACCGATTCAAAATTCAAGCTGATAAGTCTGGAAGTTTGAACGGATGGTACGTCCTATATTGCGACGGTATTGCTTCTGGTGCTTTCGGTAGTTGGAAAGCTGGCGACAATCACACCTGGAGCATTCGTGAGCCGGCAGACCATCAGGAATCCGAGCAACTGCGTCAGCGCATTGAGCAAGCTAAGGCACAGCGCGAGGCCGAGCGCCGCCAGAAACAGCAAGCGGCTGCCGAGCTGGCCAACCGCTGGTGGCGCAACGCCCGCCGCGCCGATCCAGAGCACCCGTATTTGGTCGCCAAGGGTGTACGTGGGCACGGACTACGCCAGCGCGGTGCCGAACTGCTCGTCCCTCTCTACGCCAACGGCCAACTGGTGAACCTACAGCGCATCAGTCCCGAAGGCATCAAGCGCTTTTTGGCTGGTGGCCAGGTGAGGGAAAGCTATTCAGCGCTGGGGGCTATCGGGTACGACAAACCGCTCTGCATCTGTGAGGGCTGGGCGACCGGTGCCACGTTGCACCAAGCTGGCTACACCGTCGCCGCTGCAATGAACGCCGGGAATCTCAAGCCGGTGGCGATGGCGCTTCGGTCGAAGTACCCAGGCGTCAAATTCATCATTGCCGGTGATGACGACCGGGGCACGGAAGGCAACCCGGGCAGGACAGCCGCAACGTCGGCGGCACTCGCCGTTGGTGGTGAGGTTTGCTTCCCCGAGTGGCCAGAAAGCGCGCCGATTGAGCTGTCGGACTTCAACGATCTGTTGCAGTGGAGGACGTCCAATGGCTACTGA
- a CDS encoding GNAT family N-acetyltransferase, translating to MNPQFPTRGISTERLLLQAAHPSHAGTLRAHLVANRAFLQPWEPSRDDEYFELAAISQRLATMTEKTASGEALHLLILREGHIIGSCNFTTIVRGAFEACHLGYALDESAQGQGLMHEALNAAIAYVFDEMKLHRIMANYRPENERSARLLKRLGFEREGAARAYLKINGEWADHVLTSLINSANRDT from the coding sequence GTGAACCCTCAATTCCCCACCCGCGGCATCAGCACCGAACGGCTGTTGCTGCAAGCGGCCCACCCCTCCCACGCGGGCACCCTGCGCGCGCACCTTGTGGCCAACCGCGCGTTCCTCCAACCCTGGGAACCCTCGCGCGACGACGAGTATTTCGAACTGGCTGCGATCAGCCAACGCCTGGCAACCATGACCGAGAAAACCGCCAGCGGCGAAGCCTTGCACCTGCTGATACTGCGCGAGGGGCACATCATCGGCAGCTGTAACTTCACCACCATCGTGCGTGGCGCATTCGAAGCGTGCCATCTGGGTTATGCACTCGACGAGTCGGCTCAGGGCCAGGGGTTGATGCACGAAGCACTGAACGCCGCGATTGCCTATGTGTTCGACGAGATGAAGCTTCATCGCATCATGGCCAACTACCGGCCGGAGAATGAGCGCAGTGCGCGCTTGCTCAAACGGCTGGGGTTCGAGCGCGAGGGTGCAGCGCGGGCCTATCTCAAGATTAACGGCGAGTGGGCGGACCACGTCTTGACGTCGCTGATCAACAGCGCAAACCGCGACACATGA
- a CDS encoding PhzF family phenazine biosynthesis protein yields the protein MKLDIYQVDAFSQQAFGGNPAAVCPLTEWLPTEQLHNIAAENNLSETAFFVPRGEVYELRWFTPEVEVDLCGHATLAAAWVLIHQLPGAPEVLRFATRSGELRVTRNGDELAMDFPAKQPQRCEPPAGMLSALGLEHAEAFATDDYIVLVDDEAQVAALTPDFARLKGLPKRGIAVTAKSTRFDFISRWFGPNVGVNEDPVTGSAHTSLAPFWSERLGQSRLTAEQGGNRRGQLRCELKGDRVIISGHAALYLQGTIYL from the coding sequence ATGAAATTGGACATCTACCAAGTCGATGCTTTCAGCCAACAGGCCTTTGGCGGTAACCCGGCGGCCGTCTGCCCGCTCACCGAGTGGCTGCCCACCGAGCAATTGCACAACATCGCCGCGGAGAACAACCTCTCGGAAACAGCGTTTTTCGTGCCGCGTGGCGAGGTCTATGAGTTGCGCTGGTTTACACCGGAAGTTGAAGTCGACCTGTGCGGCCATGCCACGCTGGCAGCAGCGTGGGTGTTGATTCACCAGTTGCCGGGCGCACCTGAAGTGTTGCGCTTTGCCACCCGCAGCGGCGAGCTTCGCGTGACGCGCAATGGCGATGAGTTGGCAATGGACTTCCCGGCCAAACAACCCCAGCGCTGCGAACCACCAGCCGGCATGTTGAGCGCATTGGGGCTCGAGCACGCTGAGGCATTTGCCACCGATGACTACATCGTTCTGGTCGACGACGAAGCCCAGGTCGCCGCCCTGACGCCGGACTTCGCACGCCTCAAGGGCCTGCCCAAACGGGGGATTGCGGTAACGGCCAAAAGCACGCGCTTTGATTTCATTTCCCGCTGGTTTGGCCCCAACGTGGGTGTCAACGAAGACCCGGTGACCGGGTCTGCCCACACCTCGTTGGCACCGTTCTGGAGCGAGCGTTTGGGCCAGTCGCGATTGACCGCCGAACAGGGTGGCAACCGCCGTGGGCAACTGCGTTGTGAGCTCAAAGGCGACCGGGTGATTATCTCCGGCCACGCAGCGCTCTACCTGCAAGGCACGATTTACCTGTAA
- a CDS encoding major capsid protein, whose product MSTTQLADIIEPAVFTDYIIQNTMEQTRLYQSGIIAANAVMQAQLKAGAHSFTVPFWRDLGNEEANITNDDPNDRAIPHKLGSGKQVVRKSFLHNSWSAMNLASEIAGSDALNRIQSRVTAYWDRQMQRRLIASLNGIKAANVANDGSDMVVNISGGTGNAAKFSANAVIDAAGTLGDQLNAVVAIGMHSDKYRDALKNDMIETIPDSKGGSIQTFRGLGIVVDDGLPVVDGNYTSVLFGMGAFGYALTAPNYAQGTEIENLPSAGRGAGQQILHSRVNIAMHPSGFSWLEGEVEGESPTIAELADPLHWQRILERKAVQLAFLVTK is encoded by the coding sequence ATGAGCACTACCCAACTCGCCGACATTATCGAACCGGCTGTTTTTACCGACTACATCATTCAAAACACGATGGAGCAAACCCGCCTCTATCAGAGCGGAATCATCGCCGCGAACGCCGTGATGCAAGCGCAACTCAAGGCCGGCGCACACAGCTTCACCGTGCCTTTCTGGCGTGACCTGGGCAACGAAGAAGCCAATATCACCAACGACGATCCGAACGACCGCGCCATTCCTCACAAACTGGGGTCTGGCAAGCAAGTTGTGCGCAAATCGTTCCTCCACAACTCCTGGTCTGCAATGAATCTGGCGTCTGAAATCGCCGGCTCTGATGCACTCAACCGCATTCAATCGCGAGTGACGGCCTACTGGGATCGGCAGATGCAACGCCGCCTGATTGCTTCGCTGAACGGGATCAAGGCTGCCAACGTCGCCAACGACGGCAGCGATATGGTCGTCAATATTTCGGGTGGCACAGGCAACGCTGCCAAGTTCAGCGCCAACGCGGTTATCGACGCAGCCGGCACCCTGGGCGACCAGCTCAACGCCGTCGTGGCCATCGGTATGCACAGCGACAAATACCGCGATGCGCTCAAGAACGACATGATCGAAACCATCCCCGATAGCAAGGGCGGCAGCATCCAGACCTTCCGGGGCCTGGGCATTGTTGTTGATGACGGCTTGCCTGTGGTCGATGGCAACTACACGTCTGTCTTGTTCGGTATGGGGGCATTTGGCTACGCGTTAACGGCACCGAATTATGCACAGGGCACCGAGATCGAGAACTTGCCGAGTGCCGGCCGTGGTGCTGGTCAGCAGATCCTGCACAGCCGGGTGAACATCGCAATGCACCCGAGCGGGTTCTCCTGGCTGGAGGGTGAGGTGGAAGGCGAAAGCCCGACCATCGCAGAGCTGGCAGACCCTCTGCACTGGCAGCGAATCCTCGAGCGCAAAGCAGTTCAACTGGCCTTCCTGGTCACGAAGTAA
- a CDS encoding DUF3631 domain-containing protein, giving the protein MATENVISLESKSPLQEAIRQLSVDAGALYAPAILDELKRTRDKDPAAWARLRQTVKETKVLSMADFDRLTAPALEGKTSANDGFFDEVEACAEAVDGAALLDEIVLAISQYVIADKETIRAAALWVTFTWLTDVVQVAPIANITAPEKRCGKTVMLSALGKLAYRPMQASDIATAALFRSIELWSPTLLIDEVDAFLRDNEEARGILNAGFTRDSAFVIRCVGDDHIPTKFRVWGGKALCGIGKIADTLADRSIPLRLRRKKPGETTGHLRHSDETVWERLRSRIARFAEDNGTRIGAARPTTIHGLNDRANDCWEPLLAIAEAAGGDWPLMARQAAVVLHGLEGESPSVGVELLTDIKAIFDKKQATRMFSSHLLDELVADDEAPWATWNRGKAMAPRQLKTKLSEFGITSKQVRIGYESGKMGYERSDFVEAWGRYLSPAPPLKTSTPLQATPHKGCSDIETSTQGKSVEIENALQSTEYKGCSGVEDKTPLLREEDEEDL; this is encoded by the coding sequence ATGGCTACTGAAAACGTAATCAGCCTGGAGTCGAAAAGCCCGCTGCAAGAGGCCATCCGGCAACTGTCGGTCGATGCTGGCGCGCTTTATGCGCCGGCGATCCTCGACGAGCTTAAACGCACGCGGGACAAAGACCCAGCGGCCTGGGCACGCCTTCGCCAAACGGTAAAGGAAACCAAGGTTCTGTCGATGGCTGACTTCGACCGACTGACCGCCCCCGCCCTGGAAGGCAAGACCTCAGCCAATGATGGTTTTTTTGATGAGGTGGAGGCGTGCGCCGAGGCAGTAGATGGCGCTGCGCTGTTGGACGAAATTGTCCTTGCGATCAGTCAGTACGTGATTGCTGACAAGGAAACGATCCGCGCCGCCGCGCTGTGGGTGACGTTCACCTGGTTGACTGACGTTGTCCAGGTGGCGCCCATTGCCAACATCACAGCGCCGGAGAAGCGTTGCGGCAAAACGGTAATGCTCTCGGCACTCGGTAAGCTGGCATACCGCCCAATGCAAGCCAGCGACATTGCCACGGCGGCGCTGTTTCGCTCCATTGAGCTGTGGTCGCCAACACTGCTTATCGATGAGGTGGACGCGTTCCTGCGCGACAACGAAGAAGCACGCGGCATCCTGAACGCCGGGTTCACCCGCGACTCCGCGTTCGTGATTCGCTGTGTTGGTGACGATCACATACCTACCAAGTTCCGCGTGTGGGGCGGCAAGGCGCTGTGTGGCATTGGCAAGATTGCCGACACCCTGGCAGACCGGAGCATCCCGCTGCGCCTGCGCCGAAAGAAGCCTGGCGAAACCACCGGACACCTGCGTCATTCCGATGAAACCGTGTGGGAGCGCTTACGCAGCCGTATAGCCAGATTTGCAGAGGACAACGGCACTCGTATCGGCGCTGCCCGACCGACAACCATCCACGGCCTCAACGACCGCGCCAACGACTGCTGGGAGCCTTTGCTGGCGATTGCCGAGGCTGCGGGCGGTGACTGGCCACTGATGGCCCGACAAGCCGCTGTAGTGCTTCACGGCCTGGAGGGAGAGTCGCCAAGCGTTGGCGTAGAGCTACTGACTGACATCAAGGCCATTTTCGATAAGAAACAGGCAACCAGGATGTTCAGCTCTCACCTGCTTGATGAGTTGGTGGCGGATGACGAAGCACCGTGGGCGACCTGGAACCGTGGGAAAGCCATGGCACCGCGTCAGCTTAAAACGAAGCTTTCTGAGTTCGGAATTACCTCCAAGCAAGTCCGTATCGGATACGAATCCGGGAAGATGGGCTACGAGCGTTCCGACTTTGTAGAGGCTTGGGGGCGCTACCTTTCCCCGGCACCCCCCCTCAAAACCTCTACACCGCTACAAGCCACGCCACACAAGGGCTGCAGCGATATTGAAACCTCTACACAGGGTAAGAGTGTAGAGATTGAAAATGCTCTACAGTCCACGGAATACAAGGGTTGTAGCGGTGTAGAGGATAAAACACCCCTCCTCCGGGAAGAAGACGAGGAGGACCTGTGA
- the ggt gene encoding gamma-glutamyltransferase: MNGVQRVFSISRRQLSMIAAALTLAGCHTPVNEQPPAPELGSGYRTDLTTRHAERHMAAAANPLAAEAGREMLRQGGSAIDAAIAMQAVLTLVEPQSSGIGGGAFIMLWDGKTVHAYDGRETAPAGATERLFLKADGTPMAFPDAQIGGRSVGTPGVLRALEMAHKKTGHLQWAKLFEPAIRLSEHGFAISPRLHALIAADRFIPQSPDMAAYFLNADGTPKATGTLLKNPALAAVFKRIAKEGPDALYHGPIADEIARKVQGNRNAGSLSQADLKAYIAKERTPLCTDYKQYQVCGMPPPSSGGIAVAQILGTLQAVEARDPRLAIAPMKPVKSASPAGLEPTPEAVHLIAEAGRLAFADRGLYVADADFVPVPVAGLVAPDYLAKRAALIGARSMGIATPGQPAGIQVAYAPDRSPLRISTSQVVAVDDQGGAVSMTTTVEAAFGSHVMVQGFLLNNQMTDFSFIPEENGQPVANRVEPGKRPRSAMAPTLVFDRKSGELLATVGSPGGSQIIEYVSKSLVAMLDWNLDPQAAISLPNFGSRNGATELEQGLFSPALKQALKDKGHALSEIDMTSGIQAIVLTRDAHGKVSLSGGADPRREGEAVGD, translated from the coding sequence ATGAACGGAGTTCAACGCGTGTTTTCGATTTCCCGCCGTCAACTGTCGATGATTGCCGCAGCCCTCACCCTGGCTGGCTGTCACACCCCTGTCAATGAACAGCCGCCGGCACCGGAATTGGGTTCGGGTTATCGCACCGACCTCACCACCCGCCACGCCGAGCGCCATATGGCCGCCGCCGCCAACCCACTGGCGGCCGAAGCCGGGCGCGAGATGTTGCGCCAGGGCGGGTCGGCGATTGACGCGGCGATTGCGATGCAGGCTGTGTTGACCCTGGTGGAACCGCAGTCATCCGGCATCGGCGGCGGCGCGTTCATCATGCTCTGGGACGGGAAAACCGTGCACGCGTATGACGGCCGCGAAACGGCACCGGCCGGTGCAACTGAGCGCTTGTTCCTGAAGGCCGACGGCACGCCGATGGCGTTTCCCGATGCGCAGATTGGCGGGCGCTCGGTCGGTACACCCGGGGTCTTGCGTGCCCTGGAGATGGCACACAAGAAGACCGGGCACTTGCAATGGGCCAAGCTGTTTGAACCCGCGATTCGTCTGTCGGAGCACGGCTTCGCGATTTCTCCACGCTTGCACGCGTTGATCGCCGCCGACCGTTTCATCCCGCAATCACCCGACATGGCGGCCTATTTTCTGAATGCCGATGGCACGCCCAAAGCCACCGGCACGCTGCTGAAGAACCCGGCGCTGGCCGCCGTGTTCAAACGCATCGCCAAAGAAGGACCGGACGCGCTGTACCACGGGCCGATTGCCGACGAGATCGCGCGCAAGGTTCAGGGCAACCGCAATGCGGGCAGCCTGTCGCAAGCGGACCTCAAGGCTTACATCGCCAAGGAACGCACGCCGCTGTGCACCGACTACAAGCAATACCAGGTGTGCGGCATGCCACCGCCGTCGTCAGGCGGAATTGCGGTGGCGCAGATCCTCGGCACGTTGCAGGCCGTGGAAGCCCGCGACCCGCGCCTGGCCATCGCACCGATGAAACCGGTCAAGAGTGCCTCGCCTGCCGGCCTTGAGCCCACGCCCGAAGCCGTGCACCTGATCGCCGAGGCCGGCCGCCTGGCCTTCGCCGACCGTGGGCTGTACGTGGCCGACGCCGACTTCGTACCGGTGCCGGTCGCCGGCCTAGTCGCTCCCGACTACCTGGCCAAACGCGCCGCGCTGATCGGCGCACGCAGCATGGGCATCGCCACACCGGGCCAGCCTGCGGGCATCCAGGTGGCGTACGCGCCGGACCGCTCGCCACTGCGCATCTCCACTTCGCAAGTGGTCGCGGTGGATGACCAGGGCGGCGCCGTGTCGATGACCACCACGGTAGAAGCGGCGTTCGGCTCCCATGTGATGGTCCAGGGCTTTTTGCTGAACAACCAGATGACCGACTTCTCGTTCATCCCCGAAGAAAACGGCCAACCGGTGGCCAACCGCGTCGAGCCCGGCAAGCGCCCACGCTCGGCCATGGCGCCAACGCTGGTGTTCGACCGCAAGAGCGGCGAGTTGCTGGCCACGGTGGGCTCACCGGGTGGTTCGCAGATCATCGAGTACGTGAGCAAATCCCTGGTGGCGATGCTCGACTGGAACCTCGACCCGCAAGCCGCCATCAGCCTGCCCAACTTCGGCAGCCGCAACGGCGCGACAGAACTGGAGCAAGGTCTGTTCAGCCCGGCGTTGAAACAGGCACTCAAGGACAAGGGCCATGCGCTGAGCGAGATCGATATGACCAGCGGCATCCAGGCCATCGTTCTCACGCGGGATGCCCACGGCAAGGTGTCGCTGAGCGGCGGGGCAGACCCTCGGCGTGAAGGCGAAGCGGTCGGCGACTGA
- the pgeF gene encoding peptidoglycan editing factor PgeF, which translates to MQQADNLDAIPGVEHGFCSINDPLRPDDVFICKQVHSASVIEWQADQVANTIEADGVFTREHQPIAVITADCLPILITAKSAAMVAAVHGGWKGLQGGIIANAVQQFAAQGIAVDQLQVAIGPSIKPCCYEVSEGFIAQFQAEQGHLWHAGQAPWRFEQPAPLLAPEIAPPYARQAGSAWFDLSGYGVMLLHAAGVQREQIDVSEVCTYCTSPTFASYRRRTHHPQEAKTLIYSWIVRSP; encoded by the coding sequence GTGCAGCAGGCAGATAATCTCGACGCCATCCCCGGCGTCGAACACGGCTTTTGTTCGATCAATGATCCACTGCGCCCGGATGACGTGTTCATCTGCAAGCAGGTACACAGTGCGTCGGTGATTGAATGGCAGGCGGATCAGGTGGCCAATACGATCGAGGCGGATGGCGTGTTCACACGCGAGCATCAGCCGATCGCAGTGATTACCGCTGATTGCCTGCCCATTCTGATCACTGCAAAAAGCGCTGCCATGGTGGCGGCGGTGCATGGCGGCTGGAAGGGGTTGCAGGGCGGGATCATCGCCAACGCCGTGCAGCAATTTGCCGCTCAAGGGATTGCGGTGGACCAGTTGCAGGTGGCTATCGGGCCATCGATCAAACCGTGCTGCTATGAAGTGAGCGAGGGATTTATTGCGCAGTTTCAGGCGGAGCAGGGTCACTTGTGGCATGCCGGTCAGGCACCGTGGCGCTTCGAGCAACCGGCGCCGTTGCTGGCACCGGAGATTGCACCGCCCTACGCGAGGCAAGCGGGAAGTGCCTGGTTTGACTTGAGCGGCTATGGGGTGATGCTGTTGCACGCGGCGGGGGTGCAGCGTGAACAGATCGACGTCAGTGAGGTGTGCACTTATTGCACATCCCCCACCTTCGCCAGCTACCGCCGAAGAACTCATCACCCGCAAGAGGCGAAGACCTTGATCTATTCGTGGATCGTTCGTAGCCCCTGA
- the ddlA gene encoding D-alanine--D-alanine ligase, whose protein sequence is MSKVRVGIIFGGRSAEHEVSLQSARNIVDALDRSRFEPILIGIDKAGHWHLNDTSNFLINQENPALIALNQSNRELAVVPGKASQQVVETSGQGLLEHIDVIFPIVHGTLGEDGCLQGLLRMADLPFVGSDVLGSAVCMDKDISKRLLRDAGIAVTPFITLTRRNAARTSFDTAVSTLGLPMFVKPANQGSSVGVSKVGNEAEYHAAVELALGFDEKVLVESAVQGREIECAVLGNDSPVASGCGEIVVSNGFYSYDSKYIDGQAAQVVVPADISPEASERIRHLAIEAFEVLGCAGLARVDVFLTGDGEVLINEINSLPGFTRISMYPKLWQAAGMSYSDLVSRLIELALERHAGRKGLKISR, encoded by the coding sequence ATGAGCAAGGTGCGGGTAGGTATTATTTTTGGTGGCCGTTCGGCCGAGCACGAGGTCTCGCTGCAATCGGCGCGCAATATCGTCGATGCACTGGACCGCTCGCGTTTCGAACCCATCCTGATCGGCATCGACAAGGCCGGCCACTGGCACCTCAACGACACCTCAAACTTCCTGATCAACCAGGAAAACCCGGCCTTGATCGCCCTGAACCAATCCAATCGTGAACTGGCGGTGGTGCCAGGCAAGGCCAGTCAGCAAGTGGTGGAAACGTCCGGTCAGGGTTTGCTGGAACACATCGACGTGATCTTCCCCATCGTCCACGGCACCCTTGGCGAAGACGGCTGCCTGCAAGGCCTGCTGCGCATGGCCGACCTGCCGTTTGTGGGCTCCGACGTGCTCGGTTCGGCGGTGTGCATGGACAAGGACATCAGCAAGCGCCTGCTGCGCGATGCCGGCATTGCCGTCACCCCGTTCATCACCCTGACCCGTCGCAACGCGGCGCGCACGTCCTTTGATACGGCCGTGAGCACCCTCGGCTTGCCGATGTTCGTCAAACCCGCCAACCAGGGTTCCTCGGTGGGTGTGAGTAAAGTCGGCAACGAAGCTGAGTACCACGCCGCCGTCGAACTGGCCCTGGGTTTTGATGAAAAAGTGCTGGTGGAGTCCGCCGTCCAGGGTCGCGAAATCGAATGCGCCGTGCTGGGCAATGACAGCCCTGTCGCCAGCGGCTGCGGCGAGATCGTGGTGAGCAACGGGTTTTATTCCTACGACAGCAAATACATCGACGGCCAGGCCGCCCAAGTGGTGGTGCCGGCCGATATCAGCCCTGAAGCCAGCGAGCGCATTCGCCACCTGGCCATCGAAGCGTTTGAGGTATTGGGCTGCGCCGGGTTGGCGCGGGTCGATGTGTTTCTCACTGGCGACGGTGAAGTGCTGATCAACGAAATCAACTCGCTGCCCGGCTTCACCCGCATCAGCATGTACCCCAAGCTGTGGCAGGCGGCGGGGATGAGTTACAGCGACTTGGTGAGCCGGTTGATTGAGCTGGCGCTGGAGCGGCACGCGGGGCGTAAGGGCTTGAAGATCAGCCGCTGA